A single genomic interval of Pan paniscus chromosome 18, NHGRI_mPanPan1-v2.0_pri, whole genome shotgun sequence harbors:
- the LOC129394211 gene encoding dehydrodolichyl diphosphate synthase complex subunit NUS1-like has protein sequence MTGLYELVWRVLHALLCLHRTLTSWLRVRFGTWNWIWRRCCRAASAAVLAPLGFTLRKPPAVGRNRRHHRHPRGGSCLAAAHHRMRWRADGRSLEKLPVHMGLVITEVEREPSFSDIASLVVWCMAVGISYISVYDHQEYSPEFANSNDKDDQGIFKRNNSRLMDEILKQQQELLGLDCSKYSPEFANSNDKDDQVSNCHLAVKVLSPEDGKADIVRAAQDFCQLVAQKQKRPTDLDVDKLGSLLSSNGCPDPDLVLKFGPVDSTLGFLPWHIRLTEIVSLPSHLNISYEGFFSALRQYAACEQRLGK, from the coding sequence ATGACGGGGCTGTACGAGCTGGTGTGGCGGGTGCTGCACGCGCTGCTCTGTCTGCACCGCACGCTCACCTCCTGGCTCCGCGTTCGGTTCGGCACCTGGAACTGGATCTGGCGGCGCTGCTGCCGCGCCGCCTCTGCCGCGGTCCTAGCGCCGCTCGGCTTCACGCTCCGCAAGCCCCCGGCCGTCGGCAGGAACCGCCGTCACCACCGGCACCCGCGCGGGGGGTCGTGCCTGGCAGCCGCACACCACCGGATGCGCTGGCGCGCGGACGGTCGTTCCTTGGAGAAGCTGCCTGTGCATATGGGCCTGGTGATCACCGAGGTGGAGCGGGAACCCAGCTTCTCGGACATCGCGAGCCTAGTGGTGTGGTGTATGGCCGTGGGCATCTCCTACATTAGCGTCTACGACCACCAAGAATACTCACCAGAATTTGCAAATAGTAATGACAAAGATGATCAAggtattttcaaaagaaataattcCAGATTGatggatgaaattttaaaacaacagcaagaaCTTCTGGGCCTAGATTGTTCAAAATACTCACCAGAATTTGCAAATAGTAATGACAAAGATGATCAAGTTTCAAATTGCCATTTGGCAGTGAAGGTGCTGTCTCCGGAAGATGGAAAAGCAGATATTGTAAGAGCTGCTCAGGACTTTTGCCAGTTAGTAGCCCAGAAGCAAAAGAGACCCACAGATTTGGATGTAGATAAGTTAGGCAGTTTACTTAGTTCAAATGGTTGTCCTGATCCTGATTTAGTATTGAAGTTCGGTCCTGTGGACAGCACATTAGGCTTTCTTCCCTGGCACATCAGATTGACTGAGATTGTCTCTTTGCCTTCCCACCTGAACATCAGTTATGAGGGCTTTTTCTCTGCCCTTCGTCAATATGCAGCCTGTGAACAGCGTCTGGGAAAGTAG